A window from Peromyscus eremicus chromosome 1, PerEre_H2_v1, whole genome shotgun sequence encodes these proteins:
- the LOC131896519 gene encoding interferon-induced protein with tetratricopeptide repeats 1-like, translated as MPDLEKRIFDTEIPDTNHSMGMLNLLAYVRHLKGQHKEALHSLKAAESLIQGEQLDKRSLVTWGNCAWVHYHMSSLAEAQTYLDKVENTCKELGSPFRYSMECPEIDCEQGWALLKCGRQNYKRAMACFAKALEVEPENPEYNIGYAIVAYRQDFSDNVFSLEPLRKAVRLNPDDPYIKVLLALKLQDLGKHAEARTYIEEAQANISSQTYVFGYMAKFYRKEGFLEKALHFLAIALQAKPSSAFLHHQIGLCYKRQLFKIKEATHMQPRGQDRERADQSTRLAMLHFQKTLELKPTFEIAYVNLAEMYIETGQFGEAEDNFQKVLSMRNLDAAVQQDIHLRYGRFQQFHRRSEDKAITHYIKGLKIGVTSSYVRDKLLEALQKLAERRIRQNVRVVESISLLGFVYRLRGDMSEALRCYERALRLTEALNPEF; from the coding sequence ATGCCTGACTTGGAAAAGAGAATCTTTGATACTGAGATCCCTGACACCAACCACAGCATGGGGATGCTCAACCTCCTGGCCTATGTGAGACACCTGAAAGGCCAGCATAAGGAAGCCCTGCACAGCTTGAAAGCAGCAGAATCTTTGATCCAGGGAGAGCAGTTGGACAAgagaagcctggtgacctggggcAACTGTGCCTGGGTGCATTACCACATGAGCAGCTTGGCAGAAGCCCAGACCTACCTGGACAAGGTAGAGAACACTTGCAAGGAATTGGGCAGTCCCTTCCGCTATAGTATGGAGTGTCCTGAGATAGACTGTGAGCAAGGCTGGGCCTTGCTGAAGTGTGGAAGACAGAATTATAAACGAGCCATGGCCTGCTTTGCAAAGGCTCTGGAAGTGGAGCCTGAAAACCCTGAATACAACATTGGCTATGCTATTGTAGCCTATCGCCAGGATTTCAGTGACAATGTTTTTTCTCTGGAACCCCTAAGGAAGGCTGTCAGGTTAAATCCAGATGATCCATACATTAAGGTTCTCCTTGCCCTAAAGCTTCAGGACTTGGGAAAACATGCTGAAGCAAGAACGTACATTGAAGAAGCTCAGGCTAACATCTCCTCCCAGACCTATGTCTTCGGATATATGGCCAAATTTTACCGAAAGGAAGGTTTTCTGGAGAAAGCGCTCCACTTCCTTGCTATAGCCTTGCAGGCAaaaccttcctctgccttcttgcATCATCAGATTGGACTTTGCTACAAGAGACAACTGTTCAAAATAAAGGAAGCTACACACATGCAACCTAGAGGtcaggacagagaaagagcagACCAATCCACCCGTTTGGCTATGTTGCATTTTCAAAAGACTTTAGAACTGAAACCCACATTTGAGATAGCCTACGTGAATCTGGCTGAAATGTACATAGAAACTGGCCAATTTGGAGAAGCTGAAGACAATTTTCAGAAAGTGTTGAGCATGAGGAACCTTGATGCTGCTGTACAGCAAGACATTCATCTCCGCTATGGCCGTTTCCAACAATTTCataggaggtcagaagacaaagcGATCACCCATTATATAAAGGGCCTGAAAATAGGAGTAACTTCTTCCTATGTCAGAGACAAGCTTCTGGAGGCTTTGCAGAAGCTGGCTGAAAGACGCATTCGCCAGAATGTTCGTGTTGTGGAAAGCATCA